A window of the Branchiostoma floridae strain S238N-H82 chromosome 12, Bfl_VNyyK, whole genome shotgun sequence genome harbors these coding sequences:
- the LOC118427748 gene encoding uncharacterized protein LOC118427748 has product MGCAVSCNSSSPPDSPLRFFVTPRLVTQLVDLGTAGEDLQPSVTEGEEKEEEEADRGVPDGRDGNASACSVRTFQSLTERRQKSTSGARCTLHVPHQTSTDSDVTVYSEWSLCTMAGNEWNTEDSDTRTKEDNNDDELRASSLTRQEMAGKVLLY; this is encoded by the exons ATGGGCTGCGCGGTCTCCTGCAATTCTTCCTCCCCTCCCGACAGTCCCCTTCGGTTCTTCGTGACGCCCAGGCTGGTGACCCAGCTAGTGGACCTGGGCACAGCAGGGGAAGACTTGCAGCCATCGGTGACGGAGGGAGAAGAGAAGGAAGAAGAGGAGGCTGACAGGGGTGTGCCGGACGGGAGGGACGGGAACGCCAGCGCGTGCTCAG TGCGCACCTTCCAGTCGCTAACGGAGAGGAGACAGAAATCCACATCAGGAG CTCGCTGCACCTTACATGTGCCTCACCAGACATCGACAGACTCGGACGTGACCGTGTATTCGGAATGGAGCTTGTGCACCATGGCCGGAAATGAATGGAACACCGAAGACAGCGACACAAGAACAAAAGAGGACAATAACGACGACGAACTGCGGGCAAGTAGCCTAACAAGGCAGGAGATGGCAGGCAAAGTCCTTCTCTATTGA